One segment of Amycolatopsis alba DSM 44262 DNA contains the following:
- a CDS encoding aromatic amino acid lyase: MRLSTKDFELALAFEAESIELDPVLLATLGENRARVLGALTDRPVYGVNTGMGRLAGVASPASSAHQRNLLIGRAVGGPPWLSAEEVRWLLLVRLRDLLAPEAGASPELVTFLVDRLNEGFTPAVPRTGLGSAGEIIPLAHAFQTFLGVGTVLVGGVETPASEVLAKPYEPGLKEGATLIQGSPLAETLAAFALTEVRRLGELQTLAAAIAIDVLGAPQAVYRPALAGDDQVLRSVLLEVSGLIRGSAERPEVVQAPVSVRVAPRAIAHLERVSGELDEAVRRSMPTDSPAFLDGGFVSTTGFHAVELGLRMDAVTAALVHLGEVSVQRTHRLLDERFSGLPAQLAADPGPQAGLVPLHKRAVGELHALRRLATPATLGSVDTSAGQEDVQAFAWAAGNQLRDACARMSAITACELITGAQARWLASGEGAPGLRAAYSRLRELVPPVAVDRSLGPEVTALVAAFSSGGFGPF; encoded by the coding sequence GTGAGGCTGTCCACAAAGGACTTCGAGCTGGCCTTGGCCTTCGAGGCCGAGTCCATCGAGCTCGACCCCGTGCTGCTGGCGACGCTGGGGGAGAACCGCGCCCGCGTCCTCGGCGCGCTGACCGATCGCCCCGTCTACGGCGTGAACACCGGCATGGGGCGGCTCGCGGGAGTCGCTTCGCCCGCGTCGAGCGCGCATCAGCGGAACCTGCTGATCGGCCGTGCCGTCGGCGGGCCGCCCTGGCTCTCGGCGGAGGAGGTGCGCTGGCTGCTGCTGGTGCGCTTGCGGGATCTGCTCGCGCCGGAGGCGGGCGCGAGCCCGGAACTGGTGACGTTCCTCGTCGACCGGCTGAACGAGGGATTCACGCCCGCCGTGCCGAGGACGGGGCTGGGCAGCGCCGGCGAGATCATCCCGCTGGCGCATGCCTTCCAGACCTTCCTCGGCGTCGGGACCGTGCTGGTGGGCGGCGTCGAGACACCCGCGTCGGAGGTGCTGGCGAAGCCGTACGAGCCGGGCCTCAAGGAGGGTGCGACCCTCATCCAGGGCTCGCCGCTGGCCGAGACACTCGCCGCCTTCGCACTCACCGAGGTCCGGCGGCTCGGGGAGCTGCAGACGCTGGCCGCGGCGATCGCGATCGACGTTCTCGGTGCGCCGCAAGCGGTCTACCGTCCCGCGCTGGCGGGAGACGATCAGGTTCTCCGTTCGGTCCTGCTCGAAGTGAGCGGACTGATCCGCGGCTCCGCCGAACGGCCGGAGGTCGTGCAAGCGCCCGTTTCCGTCCGGGTCGCTCCGCGGGCGATCGCCCATCTGGAGAGGGTTTCCGGTGAGCTCGACGAGGCGGTGCGCCGCTCGATGCCGACCGACTCCCCGGCGTTCCTCGATGGCGGATTCGTGTCCACGACGGGTTTCCACGCCGTCGAACTCGGGCTGCGGATGGACGCGGTGACGGCGGCGCTGGTCCATCTCGGCGAGGTGAGCGTCCAGCGGACGCACCGGCTGCTGGACGAGCGATTCAGCGGTCTGCCCGCCCAGCTGGCGGCGGATCCGGGGCCGCAGGCGGGACTGGTACCGCTGCACAAACGCGCGGTGGGGGAGTTGCACGCGCTGCGGCGGCTGGCCACACCGGCGACGTTGGGCTCCGTCGACACTTCCGCCGGGCAGGAGGACGTGCAGGCGTTCGCGTGGGCGGCGGGGAATCAGCTTCGTGACGCTTGCGCGCGGATGTCCGCCATTACGGCCTGCGAGCTGATCACGGGCGCACAGGCGCGGTGGCTGGCGTCCGGCGAGGGAGCGCCCGGACTCCGGGCGGCGTACTCGCGGCTACGGGAGTTGGTGCCGCCGGTCGCCGTCGATCGGTCATTGGGGCCGGAAGTGACTGCTCTTGTCGCCGCGTTTTCCTCCGGCGGATTTGGGCCGTTCTGA
- a CDS encoding methyltransferase domain-containing protein — MSNATRLRRRLVEHLLGEGVLHDARWMTAFRTVPRHVFLPRFFVPAANGWAAMEHGDEGWLNRVYSPDVLVIQLDDDSGLWERARYLGAQPGTPTSSSSQPSIMAIMLEELRVADGHRVLEIGTGTGYNAALLCQRLGSGLVYTVDIDPELVDAARKRLAEAGYAPSCAAADGAQGFPAGVLYDRVICTCSVSSIPPAWLEQTVPGGLIVTTLNRPIGGGLVRIVAGEGATGHGRVLARDGRFMPLRAHRFRPSKMPDGDIAWRPTPLPLGVITEVRSRFEFFAGLQLPGVTALREGQRTALVHPDGSWVRHRQTGGEFEVAEGGPRRLWANVERAHEEWLELGQPWRDRFGLSLDGEDQVIWLDSPDGRTWPLCP, encoded by the coding sequence ATGTCGAACGCGACGCGGCTGCGGCGGCGACTCGTCGAGCATCTGCTCGGCGAGGGCGTACTGCACGACGCGCGCTGGATGACCGCGTTCCGCACCGTGCCGAGGCATGTCTTCCTGCCGCGGTTCTTCGTGCCGGCGGCCAACGGCTGGGCCGCGATGGAGCACGGCGACGAAGGCTGGCTCAACCGCGTTTACTCCCCCGACGTGCTGGTCATCCAGCTCGACGACGATTCCGGGCTCTGGGAACGGGCGCGCTATCTCGGCGCGCAGCCGGGGACGCCGACGAGTTCGTCCAGCCAGCCGTCGATCATGGCGATCATGCTCGAAGAGCTCCGGGTCGCGGACGGGCACCGTGTACTGGAGATCGGCACGGGCACCGGCTACAACGCCGCCCTGCTGTGCCAGCGGCTCGGCTCCGGGCTCGTGTACACAGTGGACATCGACCCGGAACTGGTCGACGCCGCCCGCAAGCGGCTCGCGGAGGCGGGGTACGCGCCCTCGTGCGCCGCTGCCGACGGCGCTCAGGGCTTCCCGGCGGGCGTGCTCTACGACCGGGTGATCTGCACGTGTTCGGTGTCGTCGATCCCGCCCGCGTGGCTGGAACAGACGGTGCCGGGCGGTTTGATCGTCACCACGCTGAACCGGCCGATCGGCGGCGGGCTGGTCCGCATCGTCGCGGGCGAGGGCGCGACGGGCCACGGACGCGTGCTGGCGCGCGACGGTCGCTTCATGCCGCTGCGCGCACACCGGTTCAGGCCGTCGAAGATGCCGGACGGCGACATCGCCTGGCGGCCGACACCGCTGCCGCTGGGCGTGATCACCGAAGTCCGCAGCCGCTTCGAGTTCTTCGCCGGGCTCCAGCTCCCTGGCGTGACGGCGTTGCGGGAAGGCCAGCGCACCGCACTGGTCCATCCGGACGGCTCATGGGTACGGCATCGGCAGACCGGCGGCGAGTTCGAAGTGGCCGAAGGCGGCCCGCGGCGGCTGTGGGCGAACGTCGAACGCGCCCACGAGGAATGGCTGGAACTCGGTCAGCCGTGGCGGGACCGGTTCGGGCTCAGCCTCGACGGCGAGGATCAGGTGATCTGGCTCGACTCGCCCGATGGCCGCACCTGGCCGCTCTGCCCTTGA
- a CDS encoding SRPBCC family protein, which produces MGKVTAIAERTIEAPADKVRALVADYAETRPKLLTEHYRDYEVTEGGVGAGTKASWKLQATSKRVRDVAATVTEPSEGTYVETDANSSMVTTWTVREVPDGSLVRIETSWDGAGGIGGFFEKTFAPGGLKRIYEGVLGKLAEVV; this is translated from the coding sequence ATGGGAAAGGTCACGGCCATCGCGGAGCGCACCATCGAAGCGCCGGCGGACAAGGTCAGGGCGCTCGTCGCGGACTACGCCGAAACCCGACCGAAGCTGCTCACCGAGCACTACCGCGACTACGAGGTCACCGAAGGCGGAGTCGGCGCGGGCACGAAGGCGAGCTGGAAGCTGCAGGCGACGTCGAAGCGCGTACGCGACGTCGCCGCAACAGTGACCGAGCCGTCCGAAGGCACCTACGTCGAGACCGACGCGAACTCCAGCATGGTCACCACGTGGACCGTTCGCGAGGTGCCGGACGGCAGCCTCGTCCGTATCGAGACGTCCTGGGACGGCGCGGGCGGTATCGGCGGCTTCTTCGAGAAGACCTTCGCGCCCGGCGGGCTCAAGCGGATCTACGAGGGAGTCCTCGGCAAACTCGCCGAGGTCGTGTAG
- a CDS encoding VOC family protein, whose protein sequence is MGAVPTFGAVALDCPDPVALAEFYRELLDWKAADVAEDGHWVTLRNPEGGARFSFQRVPDYRPPAWPSAENPQQAHVDLDVTDLEAAHERALAIGAKLLDDGPETFRVYADPAGHPFCLCAC, encoded by the coding sequence ATGGGTGCGGTACCGACCTTCGGCGCGGTGGCCCTCGACTGCCCGGACCCGGTCGCGCTGGCGGAGTTCTACCGCGAGCTGCTGGACTGGAAGGCGGCCGACGTCGCCGAGGACGGGCATTGGGTGACCCTGCGGAACCCGGAGGGCGGCGCGCGGTTCTCGTTCCAGCGCGTGCCGGACTACCGGCCGCCCGCTTGGCCGTCCGCGGAGAACCCGCAGCAGGCGCACGTCGATCTCGACGTCACCGACCTGGAAGCCGCTCACGAGCGTGCGCTGGCCATCGGCGCGAAGCTGCTCGACGACGGCCCGGAGACCTTCAGGGTGTACGCGGATCCGGCCGGGCACCCGTTTTGCCTGTGCGCCTGCTGA
- a CDS encoding ABC transporter permease has protein sequence MSIIDQTIDWFGEPNRWSWTDPAGVPYRTVEHLQFSLLALAISAVLTIPAALWLAHYRRAQFLATSAVNIGRAIPSFGLVILFWFLASRLEVDTTFWPLMLALVALALPPLFTNTYAGVIQLEQETVDAARGTGYREWQIMLRLELPLASPVILAGARVAFLQLVATVAIGAIVNDGGGLGRYIVDGFALGDPGHGEILAGGIAVVALALVCEGVFALITRWVTPRGLAIQSRAETRS, from the coding sequence ATGAGCATCATCGACCAGACCATCGACTGGTTCGGCGAACCGAACCGCTGGAGCTGGACCGATCCGGCCGGCGTGCCGTACCGGACCGTCGAGCACCTTCAGTTTTCGTTGCTGGCACTGGCGATCTCGGCCGTGCTGACGATCCCGGCCGCGTTGTGGCTCGCGCACTACCGCCGCGCCCAGTTCCTCGCGACGAGCGCGGTGAACATCGGCCGCGCGATCCCCAGCTTCGGGCTGGTGATCCTGTTCTGGTTCCTGGCTTCCCGGCTCGAAGTCGACACGACGTTCTGGCCGCTGATGCTCGCGCTGGTGGCACTGGCGCTGCCCCCGTTGTTCACCAACACCTACGCGGGCGTCATCCAGCTGGAGCAGGAAACCGTCGACGCCGCGCGCGGAACCGGCTACCGCGAGTGGCAGATCATGCTCCGCCTGGAGTTGCCGCTCGCGTCGCCGGTCATCCTCGCGGGTGCCCGCGTCGCTTTCCTGCAACTGGTGGCGACCGTCGCGATCGGCGCGATCGTCAACGACGGCGGCGGGCTCGGACGGTACATTGTGGACGGTTTCGCACTCGGGGATCCGGGCCACGGCGAAATCCTGGCGGGCGGCATCGCCGTCGTCGCACTGGCTTTGGTGTGCGAGGGCGTTTTCGCGCTCATCACGCGTTGGGTGACTCCGCGCGGGCTGGCGATCCAATCCCGCGCGGAAACCCGCTCCTAG
- a CDS encoding YbaK/EbsC family protein produces the protein MTTWTIAGSLTVVPALSRTDLLAEPVAKALAALPDPDAVGVVEIDAELADTAAFCEAYGSPLSASANCVVVSGKRAGEVRFAAAMILATTRADVNGVIKRRLDVRKASFAPMDEAVSLTGMEYGGITPVGLPEAWPILVDQRVADEPELVIGSGVRGGKLLIPGPVLASLPGAEVIDGLARPVE, from the coding sequence GTGACTACCTGGACCATCGCCGGAAGCCTCACCGTCGTCCCCGCCCTCTCCCGGACGGACCTGCTCGCCGAGCCCGTCGCCAAGGCGCTCGCCGCCCTTCCCGATCCGGACGCCGTCGGCGTCGTCGAGATCGACGCCGAACTGGCCGACACTGCCGCCTTCTGCGAGGCGTACGGCTCACCGCTCTCCGCGTCCGCGAACTGTGTCGTGGTCTCCGGCAAACGCGCCGGCGAGGTCCGCTTCGCCGCCGCGATGATCCTCGCCACCACCCGCGCCGACGTGAACGGCGTGATCAAACGCCGTCTCGACGTCCGCAAGGCGTCCTTCGCCCCGATGGACGAGGCCGTCTCGCTCACCGGCATGGAGTACGGCGGCATCACGCCGGTCGGCCTGCCGGAGGCCTGGCCGATCCTCGTCGACCAGCGCGTCGCCGACGAACCCGAACTGGTCATCGGAAGCGGTGTCCGCGGCGGCAAACTGCTGATCCCCGGCCCGGTCCTCGCCTCGCTGCCCGGCGCCGAGGTGATCGACGGGCTCGCCCGTCCCGTCGAGTGA
- a CDS encoding DUF445 domain-containing protein: MEQLTPAKVTPADPPGGTAAEEEKRRGLRKMKMVALSFLLGATVIFLLTSWAEAAGWPAWVGYVRAAAEAGMVGALADWFAVTALFRHPLRIKIPHTAIIPNKKDALGSSLGDFVGSNFLSESVIREKLSRVEVSKRLGGWLSQPRNAERVTSELATVVRAAVKVLRDEDVQAIMEQAVVKRIVDKPWGPPLGKILEGVFADGAHHKLVDLMCDRAYEWVRDNHTTMLRVVSDRAPSWSPKFVDEMLADKVYGEVLSFVWAVKTDVNHPMRLAVDKFLGEFAIDLQTNPEVMARAEQVKAQMLGHDEVQKLIGSAWATAKEMLLNAAEDPSSELRRRVRTGLETLGGRLVSDDQIRSKVDTWVEGAAAYLVTHYSKEITTIITDTVERWDAEETSRKIELQVGRDLQFIRINGTVVGALAGLVIYAVAQLLF; this comes from the coding sequence GTGGAGCAACTGACGCCCGCCAAGGTGACCCCAGCCGATCCGCCAGGTGGAACAGCCGCCGAGGAGGAGAAGCGCCGCGGCCTGCGCAAGATGAAGATGGTCGCGCTGTCGTTCCTGCTCGGCGCCACGGTGATCTTCCTGCTGACCAGCTGGGCCGAGGCCGCGGGCTGGCCGGCCTGGGTCGGCTACGTCCGCGCCGCCGCCGAAGCCGGGATGGTCGGCGCGCTCGCCGACTGGTTCGCGGTGACGGCGCTGTTCCGGCATCCGCTGCGGATCAAGATCCCGCACACCGCGATCATCCCGAACAAGAAGGACGCGCTGGGCAGCAGCCTCGGTGACTTCGTCGGCTCGAACTTCCTCTCCGAATCCGTGATCCGCGAGAAACTGAGCCGGGTCGAGGTCTCGAAGCGGCTCGGCGGCTGGCTTTCGCAGCCGCGGAACGCCGAACGCGTGACCTCCGAACTCGCCACCGTCGTACGGGCCGCGGTCAAGGTGCTCCGCGACGAAGACGTCCAGGCGATCATGGAACAGGCCGTGGTCAAGCGGATCGTGGACAAGCCGTGGGGCCCGCCGCTCGGCAAGATCCTGGAAGGCGTGTTCGCCGACGGGGCGCACCACAAACTGGTCGACCTGATGTGCGACCGCGCCTACGAATGGGTGCGGGACAACCACACGACGATGCTGCGCGTGGTCTCCGACCGGGCGCCGAGCTGGTCGCCGAAGTTCGTCGACGAGATGCTCGCGGACAAGGTCTACGGCGAGGTGCTGTCCTTCGTGTGGGCGGTGAAGACCGACGTCAACCACCCCATGCGGCTGGCGGTGGACAAGTTCCTCGGCGAATTCGCCATCGACCTGCAGACCAACCCCGAGGTGATGGCCCGCGCCGAGCAGGTCAAGGCCCAGATGCTCGGGCACGACGAGGTGCAGAAGCTGATCGGCTCGGCGTGGGCGACGGCGAAGGAGATGCTGCTCAACGCCGCCGAGGACCCGTCGAGCGAGCTGCGGCGCCGCGTGCGCACCGGACTCGAGACGCTGGGCGGCCGCCTGGTCTCCGATGACCAGATCCGGTCCAAAGTGGACACCTGGGTGGAGGGTGCGGCGGCCTATCTGGTCACGCATTACTCCAAGGAGATCACCACGATCATCACCGACACCGTGGAGCGCTGGGACGCCGAGGAGACGTCGCGCAAGATCGAACTCCAGGTGGGCCGGGATCTGCAGTTCATCCGGATCAACGGCACGGTGGTCGGCGCGCTCGCCGGGCTGGTCATCTACGCGGTCGCGCAGCTGCTCTTCTGA
- a CDS encoding zf-TFIIB domain-containing protein, protein MICPKCQNAMKTVDKNGIHIDQCQGCRGIFLDRGELEAIAGAENSYYGGHQPPPYQGGGHAPAPHYGRPDSPRPHRGGYADSPKGYRGGYADSPKGYRGGYADSPHGYGHKRRKGGFLEGLFD, encoded by the coding sequence GTGATTTGTCCGAAGTGTCAGAACGCCATGAAGACCGTCGACAAGAACGGCATCCACATCGACCAGTGCCAGGGATGCCGCGGCATCTTCCTGGACAGGGGCGAGCTGGAGGCCATCGCCGGTGCCGAGAACTCGTACTACGGCGGGCACCAGCCTCCGCCGTATCAGGGAGGTGGGCACGCGCCGGCGCCGCACTACGGCCGTCCGGACTCCCCGCGACCGCATCGCGGCGGGTACGCGGACTCGCCGAAGGGCTACCGGGGCGGTTACGCCGACTCGCCCAAGGGATACCGCGGTGGCTACGCGGACTCGCCGCACGGGTACGGCCACAAGCGTCGTAAGGGCGGCTTCCTCGAGGGTCTCTTCGACTGA
- a CDS encoding helix-turn-helix domain-containing protein, producing the protein MEKVADIASDIGEYIRQQRSNAKISLRQLSKLAGVSNPYLSQIERGVRKPSAEILQQIAKGLRISAEALYVQAGILDLPTGGPVGDAIRADTELTERQKQVLLDVYESFRRENAAAKPAQATTPDQAADTKESA; encoded by the coding sequence ATGGAGAAGGTCGCGGACATCGCTTCCGACATCGGCGAGTACATCCGCCAGCAGCGCAGCAACGCGAAGATCTCCTTGCGGCAGCTGTCGAAACTCGCCGGCGTTTCCAATCCGTACCTGAGCCAGATCGAGCGCGGGGTCCGCAAACCCAGCGCGGAGATCCTGCAGCAGATCGCCAAGGGCCTGCGAATCTCGGCCGAGGCGCTCTACGTGCAAGCGGGAATCCTCGATCTGCCGACAGGCGGCCCGGTCGGCGACGCGATCCGCGCCGACACCGAGCTGACCGAACGGCAGAAGCAGGTCCTGCTCGACGTCTACGAATCGTTCCGCCGCGAGAACGCCGCCGCGAAACCGGCGCAGGCGACCACCCCAGATCAAGCCGCAGACACCAAGGAGTCAGCATGA
- a CDS encoding ABC transporter substrate-binding protein: MGAVLAAAVLGMTACGGGDDAAAPAAQGKGGAPIVVASFNFTDSLVLAELYANALEAKGYPITRKLNLGSRELIYPALKSGELQFIPEYQGAAITTGFGKEAAKDAAGEHEQLKKLFEADGVGLLDYSPAEDKNTYIVKADLAKEKGLTKISDLSKVDNVIVAGGPECEKRLPCFKGFTDVYKLKATFQTVQEAGPRVEQLRSGKVTVIPVDSVSPLVGDPQFVALEDDLAIVPTENVVPAVNKKVLDERGADFAAAVNAVSKALDTVQLRELNKRVDSDGEKPGDVAKDWLKEKSLI, translated from the coding sequence GTGGGCGCGGTGCTCGCCGCCGCCGTCCTCGGTATGACCGCCTGCGGGGGCGGCGACGACGCGGCGGCCCCTGCCGCTCAGGGCAAGGGCGGGGCGCCGATCGTCGTCGCGTCCTTCAACTTCACCGACAGCCTGGTCCTGGCGGAGCTGTACGCGAACGCGTTGGAGGCCAAGGGCTACCCGATCACCCGCAAGCTGAACCTCGGTTCGCGCGAGCTGATCTACCCGGCACTGAAGTCGGGCGAACTCCAGTTCATCCCGGAGTACCAAGGCGCCGCCATCACCACCGGTTTCGGCAAGGAAGCCGCGAAGGACGCGGCCGGTGAGCACGAGCAGCTCAAGAAGCTGTTCGAGGCCGACGGCGTCGGCCTGCTGGACTACTCGCCGGCGGAGGACAAGAACACCTACATCGTGAAGGCCGACCTCGCCAAGGAGAAGGGCCTCACGAAGATCAGCGACCTGTCCAAGGTCGACAACGTCATCGTCGCGGGCGGCCCGGAGTGCGAGAAGCGGCTTCCGTGCTTCAAGGGCTTCACGGACGTCTACAAGCTGAAGGCCACCTTCCAGACCGTGCAGGAAGCGGGTCCGCGCGTCGAGCAGCTGCGGTCCGGCAAGGTCACCGTCATCCCGGTCGACTCGGTGAGCCCGCTCGTCGGCGACCCGCAGTTCGTGGCGCTGGAGGACGACCTCGCCATCGTGCCGACCGAGAACGTCGTGCCCGCGGTGAACAAGAAGGTCCTCGACGAGCGCGGCGCCGACTTCGCGGCCGCCGTCAACGCCGTGAGCAAGGCCCTCGACACCGTGCAACTGCGCGAGCTGAACAAGCGCGTCGACTCGGACGGCGAGAAGCCGGGCGACGTCGCGAAGGACTGGCTGAAGGAAAAGTCCCTCATCTAG
- a CDS encoding ABC transporter permease subunit — MFPVPAQGGRPLFEWRWVDRHLDEIFERLGEHITLTAVALAIGLVVSIGVSVVSLRRRWFYALALGAAGSLYVIPSLGAFAVLVPFTGLTSFTTAVIPLATYTLLILIRNIVTGVEQVPKEVREAAIGMGFTRARLLWQVELPLALPVVIAGLRVAAVTTIGLVTVTSMLGKGGLGYFIRNGIQTATPNPTSIIVGVGLSVVLAVVVDLLLWLGGRALAPWSRKVASR; from the coding sequence GTGTTCCCCGTACCCGCCCAGGGCGGGCGGCCACTGTTCGAGTGGCGGTGGGTGGACCGCCACCTCGACGAGATCTTCGAGCGGCTCGGCGAGCACATCACGCTCACCGCGGTGGCGCTCGCCATCGGACTGGTGGTGTCGATCGGTGTTTCCGTGGTTTCGCTGCGTCGCCGGTGGTTCTACGCGCTCGCGCTGGGCGCGGCCGGTTCGTTGTACGTCATCCCGAGCCTCGGCGCCTTCGCCGTACTCGTGCCCTTCACCGGCCTGACGTCCTTCACCACGGCTGTCATCCCGCTGGCGACGTACACGTTGCTGATCCTCATCCGCAACATCGTCACCGGCGTCGAACAAGTGCCCAAGGAAGTCCGCGAAGCCGCGATAGGCATGGGTTTCACGCGTGCACGGTTGCTGTGGCAGGTCGAACTGCCGCTCGCGCTGCCGGTGGTGATCGCGGGCCTGCGGGTCGCGGCGGTGACCACGATCGGGCTCGTGACGGTCACTTCCATGCTCGGCAAGGGCGGTCTCGGGTACTTCATCCGCAACGGCATCCAGACCGCGACACCGAACCCGACGTCGATCATCGTCGGCGTCGGGCTTTCCGTGGTACTGGCCGTGGTGGTCGATCTGCTGCTGTGGCTCGGCGGGCGCGCGCTCGCGCCGTGGTCGCGGAAGGTGGCGTCGCGATGA
- a CDS encoding AAA family ATPase, which yields MVLDLKICPACGDRAERPRVESGLLVCAECAHRWPFRRLPLLALTGPSGAGKSTVGPLLARRLGDLALVVEQDVLWTGALRDDVPGHPAFRSTWLRMAAMLHQNGRPVVLCGTVAPPEFERLPERVFFSGIHYLALVSEPEALRKRLLARPAWREWDEERVEEMLEFNDWLRREAPSMDPPVELFDTTRIPVDAAVDHVESWVRRLLQGQSGQVRPSGESSQIT from the coding sequence GTGGTCCTCGATCTCAAGATCTGCCCGGCCTGCGGTGATCGCGCCGAACGGCCACGAGTCGAGAGCGGGCTGCTGGTGTGCGCGGAATGCGCGCACCGGTGGCCGTTCCGGCGGCTGCCGCTGCTCGCGCTGACCGGGCCGAGCGGGGCGGGCAAGTCGACGGTCGGGCCGCTGCTGGCGCGTCGTCTCGGCGACCTCGCGCTCGTGGTCGAGCAGGACGTGCTGTGGACCGGGGCGTTGCGCGACGACGTCCCCGGACATCCCGCGTTCCGCTCGACCTGGCTGCGGATGGCGGCGATGCTGCACCAGAACGGGCGGCCGGTCGTGCTCTGCGGCACTGTCGCGCCGCCCGAGTTCGAGCGGCTGCCCGAGCGCGTCTTCTTCTCCGGCATCCACTATCTGGCGCTCGTCAGCGAGCCCGAAGCCCTGCGCAAACGCTTGCTGGCGCGCCCGGCCTGGCGCGAGTGGGACGAGGAACGGGTCGAGGAGATGCTGGAGTTCAACGACTGGCTGCGCCGGGAAGCGCCGTCGATGGATCCGCCGGTCGAGCTGTTCGACACCACCCGCATCCCGGTGGACGCCGCCGTCGACCACGTCGAGTCGTGGGTGCGGCGCCTGCTTCAAGGGCAGAGCGGCCAGGTGCGGCCATCGGGCGAGTCGAGCCAGATCACCTGA
- a CDS encoding CGNR zinc finger domain-containing protein, producing MNTDASLVVEFLNTVSVERGADLLDDLETWQRWARDHRLRADTPAAARETRDALRAALGDPRLPRLGLRAPTEIVLGPDGPLLVAETVNEAVMAASTRLTVLGEWIRLKICPADDCLWAFYDESRNRSRTWCSMRSCGNREKARTWRARTADVST from the coding sequence GTGAACACCGACGCGTCCCTGGTGGTCGAGTTTTTGAACACGGTGAGCGTCGAACGCGGCGCCGACCTCCTGGACGATCTGGAGACCTGGCAACGCTGGGCACGAGATCACCGGCTGCGCGCGGACACCCCCGCGGCCGCACGCGAAACACGGGACGCGCTGCGGGCGGCGCTCGGCGACCCGCGGCTGCCCCGGCTCGGCCTGCGCGCGCCGACGGAGATCGTCCTCGGCCCGGACGGCCCGCTCCTGGTCGCGGAAACGGTCAACGAAGCGGTGATGGCGGCGTCGACCCGGCTGACCGTGCTCGGCGAGTGGATCCGGCTCAAGATCTGCCCGGCGGACGACTGCCTGTGGGCGTTCTACGACGAATCGCGCAACCGGTCGAGGACGTGGTGCTCCATGCGGTCGTGCGGGAACCGGGAGAAGGCGCGGACCTGGCGGGCGCGCACCGCGGACGTCTCGACCTGA
- a CDS encoding DUF2516 family protein — protein MFVADWILIAIHWGGALTGLFAFVHALLQRSDAYSAADRKTKPIWMLITGGATVVMTLFKFYGGGMILWLPALVAVLVYLVDVRPKLIEVQRGGRNW, from the coding sequence GTGTTCGTTGCCGACTGGATCCTCATCGCCATCCATTGGGGCGGCGCACTGACGGGGCTATTCGCTTTCGTGCATGCGCTGCTCCAGCGCTCGGACGCGTATTCGGCCGCCGATCGGAAGACCAAACCCATCTGGATGCTCATCACCGGCGGGGCCACCGTCGTGATGACCCTCTTCAAGTTCTACGGCGGCGGCATGATCCTGTGGCTGCCCGCCCTGGTCGCGGTCCTGGTCTACCTCGTCGACGTCCGGCCCAAGCTCATCGAGGTGCAGCGCGGCGGCCGCAATTGGTGA